A genome region from Hydrogenoanaerobacterium saccharovorans includes the following:
- a CDS encoding transketolase family protein, with the protein MAEVIKKATRESFGMAVTALAEKNKDIVVLDADLAEATKTVMFKKRFSERFIDCGIAECNMIGVAAGMATCGKIPFAASFAMFSAGRAFEQVRNSVGYPKLNVKIVGSHAGISVGEDGATHQCCEDIALMRTIPGMVILNPADHYEMTAAVEAAATHYGPVYIRLGRLAVESFNDPDKGYKFKLGKGITLRDGKDITIIATGLMVSEALNAVKILEQEGIDARLINIHTIKPIDRDIIIKAAKETGKIVTVEEHNIIGGLGEAVSSVLCEEIPTPVVKIGVNDCFGHSGPAVDLLKEFGLSTDNIVATVRKALNK; encoded by the coding sequence ATGGCAGAAGTGATAAAAAAGGCAACCCGCGAAAGCTTTGGTATGGCTGTAACTGCGTTAGCAGAAAAAAATAAAGATATTGTTGTTTTAGATGCAGATTTAGCTGAAGCTACTAAAACAGTTATGTTTAAAAAGAGATTTTCCGAAAGATTTATTGATTGTGGCATTGCAGAGTGTAATATGATTGGTGTTGCAGCGGGTATGGCAACCTGTGGCAAAATCCCGTTTGCAGCATCGTTTGCGATGTTTTCTGCAGGTCGTGCTTTTGAGCAAGTTCGTAACTCAGTAGGATATCCTAAATTGAATGTAAAAATTGTAGGCTCTCATGCCGGCATCTCAGTAGGAGAGGATGGAGCAACCCATCAGTGCTGCGAAGATATTGCATTGATGAGAACTATTCCGGGTATGGTAATACTAAATCCTGCAGATCATTACGAAATGACCGCTGCAGTCGAAGCTGCTGCTACGCATTATGGTCCAGTTTACATTCGTCTTGGCCGTCTTGCAGTAGAGAGTTTTAATGACCCTGATAAAGGTTACAAATTTAAGCTAGGCAAAGGCATCACACTGCGTGACGGTAAAGATATTACAATTATAGCAACTGGTTTGATGGTTTCTGAAGCATTAAATGCAGTGAAAATTTTGGAGCAAGAGGGTATTGATGCAAGACTTATTAATATCCATACAATCAAGCCAATCGATCGCGACATTATCATAAAAGCTGCAAAAGAAACAGGTAAAATTGTTACTGTTGAAGAGCATAATATTATTGGCGGATTGGGCGAGGCTGTTTCCAGCGTATTGTGTGAGGAAATTCCTACACCGGTTGTTAAAATCGGTGTAAATGATTGTTTCGGTCATTCAGGCCCCGCTGTTGATTTACTCAAAGAGTTTGGTCTCAGCACCGATAACATTGTTGCTACTGTAAGAAAAGCTTTAAACAAGTAG
- a CDS encoding efflux RND transporter periplasmic adaptor subunit — MRLKIALSAVTVFFVLSIAFIPSMILSSITKVNITYVKSQTYQNTIHCNGEIIEKRVKEIYLETPVIASQINVEIGDRVYKGQKLAAINTELTQTALAQGTSVSTLDNEQKVLNNDISALAARYGFTQEDVQSVMTEYKNVPIQQNKAGFIPHEINAPMDGVITAVNMQTDVLTLTTKPVLVVSDDSAYIARVSVNEADVAKIQVGDQAFLTGVGFGGKHYNAVVSKIYPTARRIISGTVQQTVVDVELSIKNVDKGLKPGYSTKAVIATQPGREMITVPYEAVQQQEDNREYVFVYFQNRLQKRYIKTGKELSNSVEVTEGLTQNESVVTNPNDITDENKIAYAIMQGDPVI, encoded by the coding sequence ATGAGACTAAAGATTGCGCTATCTGCTGTAACAGTATTTTTCGTTTTATCCATAGCATTTATACCATCAATGATTTTATCCTCAATAACAAAGGTGAACATAACTTATGTAAAATCTCAAACATATCAAAATACAATCCATTGTAATGGGGAAATCATAGAAAAACGTGTGAAAGAAATTTATCTTGAAACACCTGTAATTGCAAGCCAAATCAATGTAGAAATCGGTGATAGGGTATACAAGGGGCAAAAACTGGCTGCAATTAATACAGAGCTAACACAAACTGCTTTGGCACAAGGTACATCGGTATCTACTTTGGATAATGAACAAAAGGTCTTAAATAATGACATCAGTGCATTGGCTGCTAGATATGGATTTACTCAAGAAGATGTGCAATCGGTTATGACAGAATACAAAAATGTACCTATCCAGCAAAACAAAGCAGGGTTTATTCCACATGAAATTAATGCGCCCATGGATGGTGTGATAACTGCTGTAAACATGCAAACCGATGTATTGACACTTACTACTAAACCTGTGTTAGTTGTAAGTGATGATAGTGCTTACATTGCACGTGTATCTGTAAATGAAGCTGATGTAGCAAAAATTCAGGTTGGAGATCAAGCATTTCTTACGGGAGTAGGCTTTGGCGGCAAGCATTATAATGCAGTGGTATCAAAGATATATCCAACTGCACGCAGAATCATTAGTGGAACAGTACAGCAGACAGTAGTAGATGTTGAACTTTCTATAAAAAATGTCGATAAAGGTCTAAAACCCGGATATTCTACTAAAGCTGTGATTGCAACACAACCCGGAAGAGAGATGATTACTGTTCCGTACGAAGCTGTACAGCAACAAGAAGATAACCGCGAATATGTGTTTGTTTATTTTCAAAATCGATTACAGAAAAGATATATTAAAACAGGGAAGGAGCTTTCAAATTCAGTTGAAGTAACAGAGGGGTTAACTCAAAATGAAAGCGTTGTTACCAATCCCAATGATATTACTGATGAAAACAAAATCGCTTATGCAATAATGCAAGGAGATCCTGTAATATGA
- a CDS encoding transketolase has protein sequence MNDLKKLELKIAACKIRMGAITGVYHAKSGHPGGSLSAADIYTYLYFNEMNIDPKNPKMEDRDRFVLSKGHCCPGLYATLALKGYFSMDEMKSLRHIGAMLQGHPDMKGTPGIDMSSGSLGQGISAACGMAKAAKMDGKSYRVYTLLGDGECEEGQVWEAAMFAGFNKLDNLCVVVDNNGLQIDGPIAQVCNPEPLDEKFAAFGFEVIKVNGHDFDELDNAFAKARSTKSKPTAIIAKTVKGKDVSFMENQVGWHGSAPNAEQYEVAMNELNSILSGLEGK, from the coding sequence ATGAATGATTTGAAGAAACTAGAGCTGAAAATAGCCGCTTGTAAAATTAGAATGGGCGCTATTACCGGTGTATACCATGCAAAATCCGGTCATCCCGGTGGCTCTTTGTCTGCTGCAGACATCTATACTTATCTTTATTTCAATGAGATGAATATAGATCCCAAAAATCCGAAGATGGAAGATAGAGACCGTTTTGTATTGTCCAAAGGTCATTGTTGCCCGGGTTTATACGCTACATTAGCGCTAAAGGGCTATTTCTCTATGGATGAAATGAAAAGTCTGCGCCATATCGGTGCAATGCTGCAAGGTCATCCGGACATGAAGGGGACACCTGGAATTGATATGAGTTCAGGCTCTTTAGGGCAAGGTATTTCTGCTGCATGCGGTATGGCAAAAGCTGCAAAGATGGATGGAAAAAGCTACAGAGTTTATACTTTGCTTGGCGATGGCGAGTGCGAAGAAGGGCAGGTTTGGGAGGCTGCAATGTTTGCAGGTTTCAATAAACTTGATAACCTTTGTGTGGTTGTAGACAACAATGGTTTGCAAATTGATGGACCTATTGCGCAGGTTTGCAATCCTGAACCACTTGATGAAAAATTTGCAGCATTTGGGTTTGAAGTAATCAAAGTTAATGGTCATGACTTTGATGAACTGGATAATGCATTTGCAAAAGCAAGATCAACGAAAAGTAAACCTACAGCAATTATTGCTAAAACCGTAAAAGGCAAAGATGTCTCCTTTATGGAAAATCAAGTTGGATGGCATGGTTCAGCACCTAATGCAGAGCAATATGAAGTAGCAATGAATGAATTAAATAGTATACTTTCCGGATTGGAGGGCAAATAA
- a CDS encoding DUF6873 family GME fold protein, producing MKFINIPNLPESFVKVVAISSKNKSLELELAKTGIDSILISPCHDLDLPVNSHTDMLLHHLGKNKLVLAKKDICDEEKLRYLGFEISYAVKDLKKKYPNDVALNVVRIGALAFGNQFSCEPKLMQYFNQNSIRFIHVNQGYTKCSTCIIDEHTMITADPSIYQAGVNSGLNVLKIPSGEINLSGYNTGFIGGCCGLIDKNKLAFYGDVKRLTYYDTLKIFLEENQIEIINLCKDEPVTDIGSIIPLLCK from the coding sequence TTGAAATTTATCAATATCCCAAATTTACCTGAATCTTTTGTAAAAGTTGTTGCCATCTCAAGCAAGAATAAGTCGTTAGAGCTAGAACTTGCCAAAACAGGAATTGATAGTATATTAATTTCTCCTTGCCATGATCTAGACTTACCTGTTAATTCTCATACCGATATGTTGCTTCATCATTTAGGAAAAAACAAACTGGTTTTGGCTAAGAAAGATATTTGTGATGAAGAAAAACTTCGCTATTTGGGGTTTGAAATTAGTTATGCAGTAAAAGATTTAAAAAAGAAATACCCCAATGATGTTGCACTTAATGTTGTGAGGATAGGAGCGTTAGCATTTGGCAATCAATTCAGTTGCGAGCCAAAATTGATGCAATATTTTAATCAAAACTCTATCAGATTTATACATGTCAATCAAGGCTATACTAAATGCAGCACTTGTATAATAGATGAGCACACTATGATAACAGCAGATCCATCAATATATCAAGCGGGTGTAAACTCTGGGTTAAACGTATTAAAAATCCCTTCAGGAGAAATAAATTTAAGTGGCTACAATACAGGCTTTATAGGTGGATGTTGTGGTCTAATAGATAAAAACAAATTGGCGTTTTATGGTGATGTAAAGCGCCTTACATATTATGATACCTTGAAAATCTTTTTAGAGGAAAATCAGATAGAAATCATCAATCTATGTAAAGATGAGCCTGTTACGGATATTGGCTCTATCATTCCTTTGTTATGTAAATAA
- a CDS encoding N-acetylmuramoyl-L-alanine amidase — translation MNKAIKKKFLLITIILSFLGLSIAYGIMLELSKTQPVIASITTHPTIVIDAGHGGMDGGAVGVHKEIEKDINLSISIMLNTMLKAGGYNTVMTRDDDVSIHDPQYTSVRQQKVSDIRNRLKIAEETPNAIFVSVHQNRFEQSKYYGTQIFYSTNNKEGKILAETLRKQFKTLLQPENERETKPAQKNLYILHHATCPAVMVECGFLSNPREAELLSTEEYQQKVAFTIYTALMSYFENGVSGLAED, via the coding sequence TTGAATAAAGCCATTAAGAAAAAATTTTTACTGATAACGATTATATTGTCTTTTTTGGGGTTATCGATTGCTTACGGAATAATGTTGGAATTGAGCAAAACACAGCCTGTAATTGCTAGCATAACAACACATCCAACTATTGTAATTGATGCTGGGCATGGGGGCATGGATGGAGGGGCAGTTGGTGTCCATAAAGAAATCGAAAAGGATATTAATCTATCAATCTCAATTATGTTAAATACCATGCTTAAAGCAGGTGGCTATAATACGGTAATGACACGAGATGACGATGTCTCCATTCATGATCCGCAATATACTTCTGTACGACAGCAAAAAGTATCGGATATCAGAAACCGCCTCAAAATTGCAGAAGAAACGCCAAATGCAATTTTCGTAAGTGTTCATCAAAATCGATTTGAACAAAGCAAATATTATGGTACTCAGATTTTTTACAGTACTAACAACAAGGAGGGTAAAATCCTAGCTGAAACTTTACGCAAACAATTTAAAACATTACTACAGCCGGAAAATGAAAGAGAAACAAAGCCTGCTCAAAAAAATTTGTATATCTTACACCATGCTACATGCCCGGCAGTTATGGTAGAATGTGGTTTTTTATCTAACCCGCGTGAGGCGGAACTTCTTTCGACTGAAGAATATCAGCAAAAAGTGGCTTTTACTATATATACTGCTTTGATGAGCTACTTTGAAAATGGAGTTTCAGGTCTTGCGGAAGATTAG
- a CDS encoding tyrosine recombinase XerC, producing MNSKILDDCPQYLKDFLFYMETIKGRSSRTVEAYYIDLRTFLRFIKKHKGLVDKKTTATNIKIADITLEHIKEITLSDIYEYLNYALSNRDNNAKTRSRKVSSLRSFYKYLTTKANVFEENPVLNLEVPSIKRSLPKYLSLEESLDLLTHIDGKDQTRDYCIITLFLNCGMRLSELVGINLTDIKDDNTLKVTGKGNKERILYLNQACLDAIAAYKKVRPIVQTADKNALFISKQGRRISNRRVEQIVDQCLKTAGLSGKGYSTHKLRHTAATLMYQHGGVDIRLLQDMLGHANLGTTEIYTHVSNKQLEEAVKRNPLSGVKARKTTKKEDTED from the coding sequence ATGAATTCAAAAATATTAGATGACTGTCCTCAGTATTTAAAAGACTTCTTGTTTTATATGGAAACAATCAAAGGACGCTCTTCGCGCACCGTTGAAGCTTATTACATTGATTTAAGAACCTTTTTACGTTTTATAAAAAAACATAAAGGTTTAGTCGATAAAAAAACCACCGCCACTAATATCAAAATAGCTGATATAACACTTGAGCATATTAAAGAAATTACTTTGTCAGATATTTATGAATATCTGAATTATGCTTTATCTAATCGCGATAACAATGCTAAAACTCGTTCGCGTAAGGTCTCTTCCCTGCGTTCTTTTTATAAATATCTTACCACGAAAGCAAATGTTTTTGAAGAAAATCCTGTACTTAATCTTGAGGTGCCGTCTATTAAACGAAGCTTGCCCAAATATCTATCTTTGGAGGAAAGCCTTGATTTACTTACTCATATTGATGGCAAAGATCAAACGCGGGACTATTGCATCATTACTCTTTTTTTAAACTGCGGCATGCGTCTTTCAGAATTAGTTGGTATTAATCTTACCGATATTAAAGATGATAATACATTAAAGGTTACCGGAAAAGGCAATAAAGAGAGAATATTATACTTAAACCAGGCATGCCTTGATGCTATTGCTGCATATAAAAAAGTTAGACCGATAGTTCAGACTGCGGATAAGAATGCATTATTTATTTCAAAGCAAGGCCGAAGAATCAGTAATCGCCGTGTTGAGCAGATTGTGGATCAATGCCTAAAAACAGCAGGATTGAGTGGGAAAGGATATTCTACTCATAAATTAAGACACACTGCGGCAACCTTAATGTATCAGCATGGCGGTGTGGATATTCGTTTGCTTCAGGACATGTTGGGACACGCTAACTTAGGCACTACAGAAATTTATACACATGTTTCTAACAAACAATTGGAAGAAGCCGTAAAGCGAAATCCATTATCTGGTGTAAAGGCACGAAAAACTACCAAAAAAGAAGATACTGAGGATTAA
- a CDS encoding ABC transporter permease produces MREYIKCALRNLGRKKLRTVLTVASIAIGVASVVLISTIGDVGKFAINNELNSLGLGSLSISVSKQRTDLALQQGDLETIENMRQVESAIPIIVEYSSLSMRGLVANVAIWGIDEGANQIISLSPNYGNLFTRNDIASESNFCLVDSNTAKGFYGRENIVGKQMRILIGGSYEDFTVVGVVQSGGNAMQNLIGEYLPMFVYVPYTTMQRLLGRSSFDRIAVKVHDSAVVDQAAKDIVKGLEYANRTRGGYNAENIAQQKDNLNNLLSIVATILSSIAGISLVVAGLGIMTVMLVSVNERTREIGIKKSIGASRGIIMSEFLVEAFTISSIGSMIGVVVGVLLALIGCMLFHIEVLLNVRMILFTVTFAVVSGVICGVYPSWIASNLRPVDALRYE; encoded by the coding sequence ATGAGAGAATATATAAAGTGTGCATTGCGAAATTTAGGCCGAAAAAAACTTCGCACTGTTCTTACTGTTGCCAGTATTGCAATAGGTGTTGCGTCTGTTGTATTAATTTCAACGATCGGTGATGTTGGAAAATTTGCAATAAACAATGAACTAAACAGCCTTGGCTTAGGGTCACTATCAATTAGTGTTAGTAAGCAACGGACAGATCTTGCGTTGCAACAAGGTGACCTTGAAACAATTGAGAACATGAGGCAAGTAGAAAGTGCAATTCCTATTATTGTGGAGTATTCTAGCTTATCAATGCGTGGTCTAGTCGCAAATGTAGCAATATGGGGAATCGATGAAGGTGCTAATCAAATTATATCCTTATCTCCTAATTATGGTAATTTGTTTACTCGAAATGATATAGCATCCGAAAGTAATTTTTGTTTAGTTGATTCAAACACTGCAAAAGGCTTTTACGGCAGAGAAAATATTGTCGGTAAACAAATGCGAATTTTGATTGGAGGCAGCTATGAAGATTTCACTGTAGTTGGGGTAGTGCAATCAGGCGGAAATGCAATGCAAAACTTGATAGGCGAGTATTTACCTATGTTTGTATATGTACCTTACACAACCATGCAGCGTTTATTAGGTCGTTCAAGCTTTGACCGAATCGCTGTAAAAGTGCACGATAGTGCAGTTGTTGACCAAGCCGCAAAAGATATTGTAAAAGGGCTTGAATATGCAAATCGAACAAGGGGAGGGTATAATGCAGAAAATATTGCACAGCAAAAAGATAATTTGAATAATCTTTTGAGCATTGTCGCTACCATATTATCTTCGATTGCGGGTATTTCTTTAGTTGTAGCAGGGCTTGGTATTATGACGGTCATGTTAGTAAGTGTTAATGAACGAACGCGCGAAATCGGAATCAAAAAATCTATTGGGGCTAGCCGTGGTATAATCATGAGTGAATTTCTTGTGGAAGCGTTTACAATTTCATCCATAGGTAGTATGATTGGTGTGGTTGTTGGAGTTCTTCTTGCTTTAATAGGGTGTATGCTGTTTCACATTGAAGTGCTGCTAAATGTTAGAATGATTTTGTTTACAGTTACTTTTGCAGTAGTTTCAGGTGTAATATGCGGAGTATATCCATCTTGGATAGCATCAAATTTAAGGCCGGTTGACGCATTGCGCTATGAATGA
- a CDS encoding Cof-type HAD-IIB family hydrolase → MIEILKPFSHILLVSDVDGTIAPKFDEIPQRNIDAIKRFQKQGGHFTVATGRHLNLVQHLVQLFNINAPLILVNGSCIYDLEKQEFIYNKYLPSTAVSYIKNFMNHPKIANIRIMGEDEKMYSVYARKDVDIKSPDFIKYPITFTSVDELVSIKWRKALLITAESEAPEVRAYADDMKYPDVDFVASSGLYYEMIPKGVSKGNGVKLVAKQLGIDLKNVVAIGDYNNDLDMLRAVGLAIAPQNAVDAVKAVSHLLVCNAADGVLGDVVEYLENNIAGK, encoded by the coding sequence GTGATAGAAATATTAAAACCATTTAGCCATATCTTATTAGTCTCTGATGTTGACGGAACAATTGCCCCCAAATTTGATGAAATACCTCAGCGAAATATAGATGCGATCAAACGCTTCCAAAAACAAGGCGGACATTTTACTGTTGCAACGGGGCGGCATTTAAATTTGGTTCAGCATCTTGTTCAATTATTTAATATTAATGCTCCGCTAATTTTAGTAAATGGCTCTTGTATTTATGATTTAGAAAAACAGGAGTTTATATACAACAAATATTTGCCTTCAACTGCAGTCAGTTACATAAAGAACTTTATGAATCATCCCAAAATCGCCAATATTCGTATCATGGGTGAAGATGAAAAAATGTATTCTGTATATGCTCGAAAAGATGTTGATATAAAGAGCCCAGACTTTATAAAGTATCCCATCACTTTTACATCCGTTGATGAACTGGTCTCAATAAAATGGCGTAAAGCTCTCCTTATTACCGCTGAATCTGAGGCACCCGAAGTTCGTGCATACGCAGACGACATGAAATATCCCGATGTTGACTTTGTTGCCTCAAGTGGGTTATATTATGAGATGATCCCCAAAGGAGTTTCAAAGGGGAATGGCGTTAAACTAGTAGCCAAACAATTGGGGATAGACTTGAAAAATGTTGTTGCTATTGGAGATTATAATAATGATTTGGATATGCTGCGTGCAGTCGGGTTAGCGATTGCCCCTCAAAATGCCGTTGACGCGGTCAAAGCAGTTTCACATCTATTAGTGTGCAATGCTGCAGATGGTGTTTTGGGCGATGTTGTAGAATATCTAGAAAACAATATTGCGGGTAAATAA
- a CDS encoding MATE family efflux transporter produces the protein MNNLEQYTNRRTMLKLTWPIFIEIVLQMLVGNMDQVMVSRYSQNSVGAIGNANQIMNVLLLTFSVISMATTILVSQYLGSNSYQRVAETYTIAIIVNLLFSLIVSGVLVVFNQPIFQWMHVPKELMHESSQYISVIGAFISFQAIFLTFSAFFRSNAWMKESMYISVVINLLNILGNTFLIPKSGVVGAAISSNISRFVGVVLIIIIFIKKSHIKISVRWPKPFPVKQLKSLLAIGLPSAGESLSYNFSQIVIMSFANTFGTITINTKVYAGMFAMLSYLYASAIGQAQQIVVGYFIGAKMLDEAYLGVRKTLNSAVKISLLISTTLFLFSSYTFRLLTDNPEVISLGKIIMGIEIFLEVGRAVNIVLVRALQGTGDIRYPTIVGIVCQWVIAVGGSLVLGVLLDMGLVGIWIGMAMDECIRAVIFMFRWKSGKWRNKRIVEA, from the coding sequence ATGAATAATCTTGAACAATACACGAACAGGCGCACCATGCTTAAACTAACATGGCCAATATTTATTGAGATTGTTTTGCAAATGTTAGTAGGTAATATGGATCAGGTTATGGTGAGCCGATATTCACAAAATTCGGTCGGAGCTATAGGGAATGCTAATCAGATCATGAATGTACTGCTACTGACATTTAGTGTTATCAGTATGGCTACCACAATTTTAGTTTCACAATATCTAGGTTCAAATAGTTATCAACGAGTGGCCGAAACCTATACTATTGCCATCATTGTCAATTTGCTATTTAGTCTTATTGTAAGCGGAGTTTTAGTGGTATTCAATCAACCAATTTTTCAGTGGATGCATGTTCCGAAAGAACTTATGCATGAGTCAAGTCAATACATAAGTGTAATTGGTGCGTTTATATCTTTTCAGGCAATTTTTTTGACATTCTCTGCTTTTTTTCGAAGTAATGCATGGATGAAAGAATCCATGTATATCTCGGTAGTTATTAATTTGCTAAATATTTTAGGCAACACCTTTCTGATTCCCAAATCAGGCGTTGTAGGAGCGGCTATTTCAAGTAATATTAGTCGATTTGTTGGTGTTGTTTTGATTATTATCATTTTTATAAAAAAATCACATATTAAAATTTCTGTTCGATGGCCCAAACCGTTCCCGGTGAAGCAATTAAAATCACTGCTTGCTATTGGTTTGCCATCTGCAGGAGAATCTCTTTCATATAACTTTTCACAAATAGTAATTATGAGTTTTGCCAATACCTTTGGAACTATAACAATTAATACCAAGGTATATGCAGGCATGTTTGCAATGCTATCTTATTTGTACGCTTCTGCAATCGGCCAGGCACAGCAGATTGTTGTCGGGTATTTTATTGGTGCAAAAATGTTGGATGAAGCCTATCTTGGTGTGCGAAAAACATTGAATTCAGCTGTTAAAATATCGTTATTAATTTCAACAACATTATTTTTGTTCAGTAGTTATACATTCCGGTTATTGACTGATAATCCTGAAGTGATTTCATTAGGCAAAATAATTATGGGAATTGAAATTTTCCTTGAAGTAGGTAGAGCTGTCAACATCGTTTTAGTTCGTGCGTTGCAGGGGACAGGGGATATCCGATACCCAACCATAGTTGGTATTGTATGCCAATGGGTGATTGCGGTTGGAGGCTCGCTTGTGCTTGGCGTGTTGTTGGATATGGGACTGGTAGGTATTTGGATTGGTATGGCGATGGATGAATGTATCCGAGCTGTTATTTTTATGTTTCGCTGGAAAAGTGGCAAGTGGCGCAATAAAAGAATTGTAGAAGCATAA
- the radA gene encoding DNA repair protein RadA yields the protein MAGKIKTVFVCNNCGFESPKWYGKCPDCGEWNSFAEETRAPLKASAVSKQLPVFSVQYDAAYVSSLNEVDSSEEHRYKTGLHEFDRVLGGGIVRGSLVLLGGDPGIGKSTILLQICEHLCNNLKVLYVSGEESRAQVKLRANRLGVTTNDLLLMAHTDIEYVVSAIQANKPDVVIVDSIQTMVASTISSSCGSVSQVKECTQILARLAKSENVSIFIVGHVNKDGAIAGPKVLEHIVDTVLYFEGERNLFYRILRAVKNRYGSTNEIGVFEMCDKGLREVENPSMMLLSGKPSGVSGTCVACVMEGSRPILAEIQALVSKSSFGVPRRMSTGFDYNRAALLIAVLEKRGGYFFGNLDAYINVVGGLKLDEPAVDLPVALSLISSLLDKPISDNVIAFGEIGLAGELRAVTGIEQRIKEAKRMGFERCIVPKACLKGLDIATYNIEIVGIRSISEAFKYIKL from the coding sequence ATGGCCGGAAAAATTAAAACAGTATTTGTGTGCAATAATTGTGGGTTTGAGTCACCCAAATGGTACGGGAAATGCCCAGATTGCGGAGAATGGAACAGCTTTGCCGAAGAAACGCGCGCACCATTAAAAGCATCTGCTGTAAGTAAGCAGTTACCTGTGTTTTCGGTGCAATATGACGCTGCCTATGTATCAAGCCTGAATGAAGTAGATTCAAGCGAAGAACACCGTTATAAAACAGGTCTTCATGAATTTGACCGTGTATTGGGCGGCGGTATTGTACGTGGCAGTTTGGTTTTGCTTGGCGGTGATCCGGGCATCGGCAAATCAACTATTCTGCTGCAAATTTGCGAACATCTATGCAATAATTTAAAAGTATTGTATGTATCAGGAGAGGAGAGTAGAGCGCAGGTAAAGCTGAGAGCAAATCGCTTGGGGGTTACTACAAATGATTTGCTCTTGATGGCACACACCGATATTGAGTATGTTGTAAGCGCAATACAGGCAAACAAGCCTGATGTAGTTATTGTAGATTCAATCCAAACCATGGTAGCGTCAACCATCAGTTCAAGCTGTGGGAGTGTATCACAGGTCAAAGAGTGCACACAAATTCTTGCCCGCCTTGCCAAAAGCGAGAATGTATCCATTTTCATTGTAGGGCACGTGAATAAAGACGGCGCGATTGCAGGCCCTAAAGTTTTGGAACATATTGTTGATACAGTGCTTTATTTTGAGGGCGAACGTAATCTATTTTATCGAATTTTGCGTGCTGTAAAAAATCGTTATGGCTCTACTAACGAAATTGGCGTATTCGAGATGTGTGATAAGGGGTTGCGTGAGGTAGAAAACCCCTCCATGATGCTTCTTTCAGGCAAACCAAGTGGAGTTTCAGGTACTTGCGTTGCTTGTGTAATGGAGGGATCGCGCCCAATTCTTGCCGAAATTCAAGCATTGGTTTCTAAATCCAGCTTTGGTGTACCACGTAGAATGTCAACCGGATTTGATTACAATCGAGCAGCTTTGCTCATTGCCGTATTAGAGAAAAGGGGAGGCTATTTTTTCGGTAATCTTGATGCATATATCAATGTAGTTGGAGGACTAAAACTAGATGAGCCTGCTGTTGACCTTCCAGTTGCACTATCGCTAATTTCCAGCCTGCTTGATAAACCTATCAGCGATAATGTGATAGCATTTGGTGAAATAGGCCTTGCTGGTGAATTGAGAGCCGTTACAGGTATAGAACAGCGTATTAAAGAGGCAAAGCGTATGGGCTTTGAACGCTGTATCGTGCCCAAAGCCTGCCTCAAAGGCCTAGATATAGCAACGTACAATATTGAAATTGTTGGCATACGTTCTATAAGTGAGGCTTTTAAATATATTAAACTTTAA